In the Pseudomonas sp. DTU_2021_1001937_2_SI_NGA_ILE_001 genome, one interval contains:
- a CDS encoding glutathionylspermidine synthase family protein, with protein sequence MKRISIAERPDWRTTAEREGFDFHTIEGERYWDERHYYLFSEAQVTRDLEAPTRELHQLCLDAVARVVESEALLHQLAIPPAYFDLIRDSWRRREPHLYARFDFAYHGDGPAKMYEINADTPTSLMEAAAFQLVWLDEQIARGELPAAASQFNAIATDLVAAFEAFRGPAPFYFSAMSGSAEDRGTTEFLRRMAGHAGIATRHIDIEDIGLDAAGRFVDLQGRPIERLFKLHAWEHIFHEPFGQHVAASGTQFVEPAWKAILSNKGILPLLWQFNEGHPNLLPAFVDDRPGAAVPKGWVRKPYFSREGANIEIRTPGDETIAEDGPYTDAPYILQAYSPLPRFGDSYTLVGAWVIGDQASGIGIREDDSLITKDSSRFLPHVVID encoded by the coding sequence AGGGTGAACGCTACTGGGACGAACGGCATTACTACCTGTTCAGCGAGGCGCAGGTGACCCGCGACCTCGAAGCCCCCACCCGCGAGCTGCACCAGCTGTGCCTGGACGCCGTGGCGCGGGTCGTGGAAAGCGAAGCGCTGTTGCACCAGTTGGCGATTCCGCCGGCGTACTTCGACCTGATCCGCGACTCCTGGCGGCGCCGCGAGCCGCACCTGTATGCGCGCTTCGACTTTGCCTACCACGGCGATGGACCGGCGAAGATGTACGAGATCAACGCCGACACCCCCACCAGCCTTATGGAGGCGGCGGCTTTCCAGCTGGTGTGGCTGGACGAACAGATCGCCCGTGGCGAGCTGCCGGCTGCGGCCAGCCAGTTCAATGCCATTGCCACCGACCTGGTCGCGGCTTTCGAGGCGTTTCGCGGCCCGGCGCCTTTCTATTTCTCGGCCATGTCCGGTTCGGCCGAAGACCGCGGCACCACCGAGTTCCTGCGACGCATGGCCGGGCACGCGGGGATCGCCACCCGGCATATCGACATCGAGGACATCGGACTGGACGCGGCGGGGCGCTTCGTCGACTTGCAGGGTCGCCCCATCGAGCGCTTGTTCAAGCTGCATGCCTGGGAGCACATCTTCCACGAGCCATTCGGCCAGCATGTGGCGGCCAGCGGCACGCAGTTCGTAGAGCCGGCCTGGAAAGCGATTCTCAGCAACAAGGGCATCCTGCCGCTGCTCTGGCAGTTCAACGAGGGCCACCCGAACCTGCTGCCAGCGTTTGTCGACGACCGTCCCGGGGCCGCAGTGCCCAAGGGGTGGGTGCGCAAACCGTACTTTTCCCGCGAAGGGGCGAACATCGAGATTCGTACGCCAGGTGACGAGACCATCGCTGAAGACGGCCCCTACACCGATGCGCCGTACATCCTGCAGGCGTATTCGCCATTACCGCGCTTTGGCGACAGCTATACGCTGGTCGGCGCCTGGGTGATCGGCGACCAGGCCTCGGGCATCGGCATTCGCGAAGATGACAGCCTGATCACCAAGGACAGCAGCCGCTTCCTGCCCCATGTGGTGATCGACTGA
- a CDS encoding WD40/YVTN/BNR-like repeat-containing protein has protein sequence MHEPTARCLRRTALWLATLLVMPFSVSLHAASDTVQADVYAIESNRAATTLLLDVAHAGPRVVAVGDHGHILYSDDQGQSWQQARVPSRQLLTAVYFVDERHGWAVGHDAQILASSDGGQTWSKQFEDQQREAPLLDVWFQDPNTGFAVGAYGALLATLDGGRHWDDVSARLDNEDQFHLNAIAAIPEAGLFIVGEAGGMYRSRDLGQSWEKLDSPYHGSLFGVIATGQPQTLLVFGLRGNLLRSSDFGDSWEAVQAQDERGALQATLAGAGRLDDGSLVLVGNAGTVLRSTDAGQNFTVFNRPDHIALAGVTGNARGELILVGQGGVRLGSSDGAALEQR, from the coding sequence ATGCACGAGCCCACCGCCCGGTGCCTGCGCCGCACCGCGCTCTGGCTGGCCACGCTGCTGGTCATGCCGTTCAGCGTTTCCCTCCATGCCGCCAGCGACACGGTCCAGGCCGATGTATATGCCATCGAGTCGAACAGAGCTGCCACGACCCTGTTGCTCGACGTGGCCCACGCCGGGCCGCGCGTGGTGGCCGTGGGCGATCATGGCCACATTCTCTATTCCGATGACCAGGGCCAGAGCTGGCAGCAGGCGCGGGTGCCCAGCCGCCAGCTGCTGACGGCGGTGTATTTCGTCGATGAACGACATGGCTGGGCCGTCGGCCACGATGCACAGATCCTTGCCAGCAGCGACGGCGGGCAGACCTGGAGCAAGCAGTTCGAGGACCAGCAGCGCGAGGCGCCGTTGCTCGACGTGTGGTTCCAGGACCCGAACACCGGCTTCGCGGTAGGTGCCTACGGCGCATTGCTGGCAACGCTGGACGGCGGGCGGCATTGGGACGATGTGAGTGCGCGCCTGGACAACGAGGACCAGTTCCACCTCAATGCCATCGCAGCGATTCCCGAGGCCGGGCTGTTCATCGTCGGCGAGGCGGGTGGCATGTACCGCTCCCGCGACCTGGGGCAGAGCTGGGAAAAGCTCGACAGCCCTTACCACGGTTCGTTGTTCGGGGTGATCGCCACCGGCCAGCCGCAGACCCTGCTGGTGTTCGGCCTGCGCGGCAACCTGCTGCGCTCCAGCGACTTCGGTGACAGCTGGGAGGCGGTGCAGGCGCAGGATGAGCGCGGCGCGCTGCAGGCTACCCTGGCCGGTGCCGGGCGGCTCGACGACGGTTCGCTGGTGCTGGTGGGCAACGCCGGCACCGTCTTGCGTAGCACGGACGCCGGGCAGAATTTCACCGTGTTCAATCGCCCGGACCACATCGCCCTGGCCGGGGTTACCGGCAATGCCAGGGGTGAACTGATTCTGGTCGGCCAGGGCGGCGTGCGCCTCGGCTCTTCAGACGGCGCGGCGCTCGAGCAGCGATAA
- a CDS encoding RND family transporter — protein sequence MNDLQHPRTDERATFLERLIFDNRPTVIILCLLTSLLLAWQALQVRPSTSFEKMIPLGHPYIQNMLAHRNDLANLGNTVRIAVQARDGDIFSASYMETLREIHDEAFYIPGVDRSGLKSLWSPSVRWTEVTEEGFAGGEVIPKSYDGSRDSLDQLRNNVLKSGQVGRLVANDFKSSIVEFPLLEAYPDPNDQSVLLNLDYQGFSHQLEEKIRDKYQLKNPQVSIHIVGFAKKVGDLIDGLFMVVAFFAVAFLITLVLLVWFTRCLRSTVAVLSTTLIAVIWQLGLMHLAGFGIDPYSMLVPFLIFAIGISHGVQKINGIALQSGEADGPLTAARRTFRQLFLPGMIAILADAVGFITLLIIDIGVIRELAIGASIGVAVIVFTNLILLPVAISYVGISKRAVVRSKQDAVSEHPFWRLLANFASPRVAPVSIVLALLAFGGGLWYSQNLKIGDLDQGAPELRPDSRYNQDNAFIIQHYATSSDVLVVMVKTPSEGCSAYSTLSTMGELAWKMDNTPGVQSTISMVNVSRQVIKGMNEGSLKWETLSRNKDVLNSSIARAEGLYNADCSVAPLLIFLNDHKAETLERAVAAVKAFAAEHDGPQLQFLLAAGNAGIEAATNEVIRESELLILVLVYLCVAGMCLITFRSWAATLCIVLPLVLTSVLGNALMALLGIGVKVATLPVIALGVGIGVDYGIYIYSRLESFLRAGLPLQEAYYETLKSTGKAVLFTGLCLAIGVCTWIFSAIKFQADMGLMLTFMLLWNMFGALWLLPALARFLIKPQKLAGQVGHSLFSH from the coding sequence ATGAACGATCTCCAGCACCCGCGTACCGATGAGCGCGCCACCTTCCTTGAGCGGCTGATCTTCGACAACCGCCCCACGGTGATCATCCTCTGTCTGCTGACCAGCCTGTTGCTGGCCTGGCAGGCTCTGCAGGTCAGGCCGTCGACCAGTTTCGAGAAGATGATCCCGCTCGGCCACCCCTACATCCAGAACATGCTGGCCCACCGCAACGACCTGGCCAACCTGGGCAATACCGTGCGTATCGCGGTGCAGGCGCGCGATGGCGATATCTTTTCGGCGTCCTACATGGAAACCCTGCGCGAGATCCATGACGAAGCCTTCTATATTCCGGGCGTCGACCGTTCGGGCCTGAAGTCGCTGTGGAGCCCCAGCGTACGCTGGACCGAGGTCACCGAAGAGGGCTTCGCCGGCGGCGAGGTGATACCCAAGAGCTACGACGGCTCACGCGACAGCCTCGATCAACTGCGCAACAACGTGCTCAAGTCCGGACAGGTCGGGCGTCTGGTGGCCAATGACTTCAAGTCGAGCATCGTCGAGTTCCCGTTGCTGGAAGCCTACCCGGACCCGAACGACCAGAGCGTGCTGCTCAACCTGGACTACCAGGGCTTCTCCCATCAACTCGAAGAGAAGATCCGCGACAAGTACCAGCTGAAGAATCCGCAGGTCAGTATCCACATCGTCGGCTTCGCCAAGAAGGTCGGTGACCTGATCGACGGGCTGTTCATGGTCGTGGCGTTCTTCGCCGTCGCCTTTCTCATCACCCTGGTGCTGCTGGTGTGGTTCACCCGCTGCCTGCGCAGCACGGTGGCGGTACTCAGTACCACCTTGATCGCGGTGATCTGGCAACTGGGCCTGATGCACCTGGCCGGGTTCGGTATCGACCCCTATTCGATGCTGGTGCCGTTCCTGATTTTCGCCATCGGCATTTCCCACGGGGTGCAGAAGATCAACGGCATCGCCCTGCAGTCCGGCGAGGCCGACGGCCCCCTCACTGCCGCACGGCGCACCTTCCGGCAGCTGTTCCTGCCGGGCATGATCGCGATCCTTGCCGATGCGGTGGGCTTCATCACCCTGCTGATCATCGACATCGGGGTGATTCGCGAGCTGGCCATCGGCGCTTCCATTGGTGTGGCGGTGATCGTCTTCACCAACCTGATCCTGCTGCCTGTGGCGATTTCCTACGTGGGGATCAGCAAACGTGCGGTGGTGCGCAGCAAGCAGGATGCGGTGTCGGAGCATCCGTTCTGGCGCTTGCTGGCCAACTTCGCCAGCCCCCGCGTGGCGCCGGTATCCATCGTCCTGGCACTGCTGGCCTTCGGTGGCGGGCTCTGGTACAGCCAGAACCTGAAGATCGGCGATCTCGACCAGGGTGCGCCTGAACTGCGTCCGGACTCGCGTTACAACCAGGACAACGCGTTCATCATCCAGCACTACGCGACCAGCTCCGACGTGCTGGTGGTCATGGTCAAGACCCCGAGCGAAGGCTGCTCGGCCTATTCGACCCTGTCGACCATGGGCGAACTGGCCTGGAAAATGGACAACACCCCTGGCGTGCAGTCGACCATCTCGATGGTCAATGTCTCGCGCCAGGTGATCAAGGGCATGAACGAGGGCAGCCTCAAGTGGGAGACGCTGTCGCGCAACAAAGACGTGCTCAACAGCTCCATCGCTCGCGCCGAGGGCCTGTACAACGCTGACTGCTCGGTGGCGCCGCTGCTGATTTTCCTCAACGACCACAAGGCCGAGACCCTGGAACGCGCCGTGGCGGCGGTCAAGGCGTTCGCCGCCGAGCATGACGGCCCGCAGTTGCAGTTCCTCCTGGCGGCGGGCAACGCCGGGATCGAAGCCGCCACCAACGAGGTGATCAGGGAGTCCGAGCTGCTGATTCTGGTACTGGTCTATCTCTGCGTGGCCGGCATGTGCCTGATCACCTTCCGCTCCTGGGCAGCGACCTTGTGCATCGTCCTGCCGCTGGTGCTCACCTCGGTGCTGGGCAATGCGCTGATGGCCCTACTGGGCATCGGCGTGAAAGTCGCCACGCTGCCGGTGATCGCCTTGGGGGTGGGCATCGGCGTCGACTACGGCATCTATATCTACAGCCGCCTGGAGAGCTTTCTGCGCGCGGGCCTGCCGTTGCAGGAGGCCTACTACGAGACGCTCAAGTCCACCGGCAAGGCGGTGCTGTTCACCGGCCTGTGCCTGGCCATCGGGGTGTGTACCTGGATCTTCTCGGCCATCAAGTTCCAGGCCGACATGGGCCTGATGCTGACCTTCATGCTGCTGTGGAACATGTTCGGCGCGCTGTGGCTATTGCCCGCCCTGGCGCGTTTTCTGATCAAGCCGCAGAAGCTGGCCGGGCAGGTGGGACACTCGCTGTTCTCCCACTGA